caagaagactagaacaagaagagtagcttccatgaagtgaatgaaatctgcaaaatggcaaaataagaaagttagaaataggtgactggaataagactagaacaagaagagtagaacaagaagaagactagaacaagaagagtagaacaagaagaagactagaacaagaagagtatgtcatttatgagctaacttacgtgaaatggatcatatatgagctaactaagttgaaatgggtcgtttatgagctagctaaggtgaaatggatcatttatgagctaacttagttgaaatgggtcgtttatgagctaactaaggtcaaatggatcgtttttgaggtaactaaggtgaaatggatcgttttttagctaacttaggtgaaatggatcatttatgagctaacttagttgaaatggatcgtttttgagctaacttaggtgaaatggatcatttatgagctaatttagttgaaatggatctttttgagctaacttaggtgaaatggatcatttaagagctaatttaggtgaaatggatcgttttttagctaacttggtgaaatggatcgtttatgagctaaattagttgaaatggatcgtttatgagataacctaggtaagatgggtcattttggagttaacctaggtgaaatgggtcattttaaagctaacgtaggtaaaatggatcatttaggagctaatctaggtaaaatgggtcatttttgagctaacttggatgaactggatcatttataagctaaccaaggtaaaatgggtcattttagagctaacttaggtaaaatggatcgtttatgagctaactaagctaattatgcaatttttgacataagtaagctaagtacagatcgttttagagctaacttaggtaaaatggatggttttggaggtcagtaagcttattaagtcattttggaggagaagaagctaagtctaggtcattatggtaagcattggaggaaataaagctaagtctaggtctttatgcatgtgttaagcaaaacactagataaacttaccatgatccaggaggtgtaggagcgggctggctcgtgtcggtagctggagaaggatcgtgcgatgcttgtctggagttacgctgcaccaaagatcatttccaatgtcttgttagcatgatgacactcaaatgttaagactagcaagtaatgtccattcaaattaaactcaccgtggtcccaggagcaatcactggcatcggcggagcggtctgaccggtcttctcgcacacagactgcacatttggttttgacgactcagtcatactagttagtaatgagacaaacactacatgaatgttttggctaatctgcagaagaaacttaccacaaggagctcgtacatggcccttgcctgcatgtcattccgtgccctctcctcctccatcatctttgtcgtcctctcctccaactcccgctgcctctccgccgcctccgccagaagtttctccgttctatctctctcactctgtatagcagcctgcaacaccactcacatgaccatttgtaatcattgatggaagcgcacacaatgtaatggagaaagatagctgagtacgtatcactaaccttgatggcgagttgcactggccgttcacgaggccttatctcaggagcggagctcgactggcgcgccttgatctccgggagagtgctaggacaacggataagtccatctccaatggctatggagccatgggacctcccgccaccagatatcatcaccagctctggatcaatgggaccctggctcgggttaaagtcctcccctttcctcgccttcccctcatctctatatctcacgagcttgttgtgggaggagatgttggtgaagttgtttgcatcatcgaggtcagactgagagaaaggcttgactttcttgaaagaggcagtgtgggccatggaatacaggtcgtacacctctggcaccttatccaccttattgtggcgtgcctgaaagagagaaacaatgtaaattagtaattaaagggctcaagctagcatgatgaatgaattgcatgaatcatgaagcaaaccacatacccagttccgcccgaactgatataagttggagctgccttgatggtgtggcacaccttccatttgggcacgtttgtccttggccccgttgtggagggctagccattcttttaagcaccactcattgaccaacacctcccaacaatccatccgatccgcacaccatctcggaggcgcctaagttagcaaatagaaacttgagcgctacggctaagaattactaaatgaaggaacttaagtagaaggccttaagaattaccttcatgtactgctccttactcaggaacttatcgcggcacgccggcttggtcttcttgataccacgcaaggcgtagtagtctcgaacagcctgcacccgagcctcgtgccgtaagttctgtagtaggcgcttgcagacgctctcgataacatgtgccgcgtcctcctcgtatccctcctcacacctgtagaatgtctgcaatcaaatgagacaatattgattagtacaattaataactagctagttgaagatttttaaatgtgtaaaggagaaattacccagaactttctgatcaccatgtctgccctcgtgtcgcacaagacaccgtcgataatctcatccggcggggccggggcagccaagtagtgctcccagctcaatccaagctctggaagccgacccgcaccaggcaacgtgacaaacccgggaagttttgccggcaaagaactccaaggatggagttgggccggcggacactatgatggtggtcccaacccctgcagcatgacaaggccaacgcattagttatttgaagaaacatgaatgcagaaggtacaaaaatattaaatgcacttacgtacctctccccatcagggaaaatcaaccacctctgctcgcgggtcgccggcacggacgggagccgtgtagcaccacgctggtagacggtgccctcctcctcctcaatatcagtcggctccccgccatcatcagcatggccactcggctcctcgggctgatccggccaggtaccccatccggacgtgtgctcctccggggtctcgtgggccgaactctcgtgggccgaaggccagtcgacccgaggctcgtgggcccaagacccgtggaccggaggctcgtggaccggagtccgtgtagcctcctcctcggacgagtccaccctagcagtcacgtgctcgggtgaaacagctgggggtggcggcgaggaaggcgccgtagcagtcaccctacctcctcccccgcgaccacgtgccccacctcctctcttcctacctcgtcccctgctgggcaccgcggtcgacgaagaagggcccggcggtgtcgccatactgtccagcaatgctcggcggagaggtgcgtctggaatggaagacctcagaccacgcgccgacgaagaaggggccttggcacgctcccgaccagcgcccaccatctttcaacacctgccatgacaaacagtaaacgaaattagtacaacataaaaaaaagaccgacatgaataataatatgtgtatcacttaagtgtatcatcatcaagtacaacataaaaaaatttaatacctgacactactaataatctcgatcagtatcatcaataaatgcataatcatcatcatcactataatcaatgacgggctcatagggttcagtggcatcaacatgtggaaggccaccttgacgaaatcggtcaagcaatgacaggtcatccgcagcagtaacctcttcttgttccggctcttcttgttcctcctctagggtgatgtcggggtgccgggtcggggtcagggtgccgtgtcggtgtcggggtcggggtgtcgggtcaggctcggggtcgggNNNNNNNNNNgtgccgggtcggggtcggggtgccgtgtcgggtcggggttttttccttttcttcttcttcctcttcttccttttcttccttttttttccttcttcttcttcttcttcctcctcctttcctttttcctcttcttcttctcctcctctcctcttttttcttcttcttcttcttcctcttcttcttttttcttctcctcctcctcctcttcttcttcctttcctttttcctcttcttcttctcctcctctcctctttttttcttcttcttcttctttcctcaaactaaactaaacctaaaactaaacctaaatctaaaactaaaactaaaactaaatctaaactaaacatacacctaaaactaataaaacagaaaaaaaggaaaaaacttaatctaaacctaaaattaaactaaaactaaacctaaaactaaaactaaaactaaaactaaatctaaactaaacataaacctaaaactaaaaaaacagaaaaaaaggaaaaaaaagaggaggtagagctcacctagggcagggccggtggaggaggtggccggtNNNNNNNNNNTTTTCCcctcttttttcctcttttttccttttcttcttcttcctcttcttccttttcttccttttcttcctttttttccttcttcttcttcttcttcttcttcttcttcttcttcctcctttcctttttcctcttcttcttctcctcctctcctctttcttcttctcctcctctcctctttcttcttcttcttcttcgtcttcttcttcgtcttcttcttttttcttctcctcctcctcttattcttcttcctttcctttttcctcttcttctactcctcctctcctctttttttcttcttcttcttctttcctaaacctaaacctaaacctaaaactaaacctaaatctaaaactaaaactaaaactaaaactaaatctaaactaaacataaacctaaaacgaaaaaaacagaaaaaaggacaaaactaaatctaaacctaaaactaaactaaaactaaaactaaacctaaaactaaacctaaaactaaacctaaaactaaaactaaatctaaactaaacataaacctaaaactaagaaaacacaaaaaaacagaaaaaagaggaggtagagctcNNNNNNNNNNNNNNNNNNNNNNNNNNNNNNNNNNNNNNNNNNNNNNNNNNNNNNNNNNNNNNNNNNNNNNNNNNNNNNNNNNNNNNNNNNNNNNNNNNNNNNNNNNNNNNNNNNNNNNNNNNNNNNNNNNNNNNNNNNNNNNNNNNNNNNNNNNNNNNNNNNNNNNNNNNNNNNNNNNNNNNNNNNNNNNNNNNNNNNNNNNNNNNNNNNNNNNNNNNNNNNNNNNNNNNNNNNNNNNNNNNNNNNNNNNNNNNNNNNNNNNNNNNNNNNNNNNNNNNNNNNNNNNNNNNNNNNNNNNNNNNNNNNNNNNNNNNNNNNNNNNNNNNNGGGGCgggggggcggtggggcggcggggtggtcgggcgaccgggcggcggcgagtggtgggggcggcggcgcgcgtgtgaagAGCAGGGAGAGAAACAGGGAGAGTGGGGCGCGGCCGTTAGATATGttaaatctttgtcgtccgcttttttgctctttgccgtctgctagcagacggcaaagaggggggccgttaagtttttttaagcagctcgtcagtggggcccctccctctttgccgtcagctagccgatggcaaagattctttgccgtcagctagcggacggcaaggaactggctgatggcaaagaaagtctttgccatcagccagttctttgccgtcagcttttgggtagctgatggcaaagagcttctttgccgtctgctagctgacggcaaagagctggcagatggcaaagtagctgattccagtagtgaaaccTAATTAATTCTGGAAGTCTCTAGCACTTTATAGAGGCTGGAAAAGATGGTCTTTGAAGTCAGCTTTCATTCAAAAAAAAGGTGCATCATTTGAGGTCTTCGGTCAAAAGTAGTGCAAGTTTCCATGCAAGCTGTCCAGGAATTTATTACAGCGCGAGGCTCAACAAGTTTGCTCCTGCTACAGCTTGGGGCTCACGAATTTACCCTTCATTTTGAGTTTTTTTCACACCTAACTAATGGGTGCTTCTAGTATAAATACTCCCCAGCTGTTCCATGTGAAGGGGgatgagatttctgagtttatgTTTGTAGACAGCCGGTGAGGTTGTGTTGTGCTGTGAGCACTAGTATCATTGAGTGTTAGCTCGTGTGTGTGGATTGGAGGGCCTGTCCTCAATTCATATAGGATCCTTGTGGTTCCCTCTTGTGATTCTTCATAGGTTCACAAGCTTCATGGTTTGGGTTGCATCCTTGTAAACCAAGCTAGTTGTCCGCTACAATTTATCtgagagtgtttcctcttgttcttGCCACTTGAGAGAAACAAAGTTTGTTGAAACAAGTTTTGAGTGAGTTTGTTGCTGCTCCTTGTGAGTTCTTTGGCACCGTGAAAGATCGTTTCCAAGGCGTCCCGTATCATCTTGGCATCAGAGCTTTAGGTTGTTCGCGGTGCTATTTTCTCTCTTGCTGATTTTGTTCTTGAGAAGCTTCCATGGGTTCGAGGAGATCCAACAGTGTTGATGGTGTGCATGGAGGTAGGCACCTCGTGGAGGAGGAGCTGCCACTTCCCGTGTACGATCCAAGCTTGCAGCCCGCCTATGTGTTGGCATTGGAGGATACACGAGAGGATGTGTTGAACATGGTGGAGAGGCGCATATCGGCCATGGAGACCAACCTTGGCCGGAGAATCGACTCCCTTACCGAGGAACTCCGTCGAGATAGGCTTGCTGCACGGGGTCGACATCGACAAATCCCCGAACAGCAGGGCCAACGCCACCTTGAGGAGGGGCATGGAGGGCACAACCACGTCTACTCGGGTGATGCTCATAGCTACTACGCTGCACCACCTCGGCGTGCTCGCTACGACCAGCGAGGTGCTACTTGGGCGCCACCGTCGCCACCACGAGATGGGCTTGCTGCACGGGGTCGACATCAACAACTCCTCATACAGCAGGACCACCATGGAAAGCATTGGAGCGACCACTCCGATGATGCTCGAAACTACTACGAGCCTCGACCATGACGTGTTCATCATGATCATCGCGGAGAAGGCCAAGAAGGCTTTGCCATGGGAGGAAGAGGTCATGGGCGTGCTCATCATGACCATGAAGATGATGGGATTGGTAAATTCAAACTTACCATACCATCGTTCAATGGGAAAATCGAGCCCGATgattatttggagtgggagatgcgtgtgGATCAGATTTTTGACAGCCACCGCTATACGGAGGATAAGAAGGTACGATATGCATCCATTGAGTTTACTGGATATGCTTTGATTTGGTGGAACCAATTGTGTCGTGCGGGAGGTCGCCCGGAGACATGGGTGCAAATGAAAAATCTGTTGCGGAGACGGTTTGTTCCTGAACATTTCACAAGAACCTTGTACAATCGACTCCGACGGTTGTGCCAAGGTAATTCTAGTGTTgatgagtactataaagagatggagaTTTTGATGATTAGGACAGTGGTGAATGAGCCAGAGGAGGCTAGAATGTCAAGATTCTTTCATGGACTGAATGAAGATGTGCAAAAAAGGATAGAGATGGTTACATATCAAGATTTGCAAGAACTTGTGCATCAAGCTATTTGTGTAGAGCAGCAGCTGAAGCGTCGCCAAAATCGCAACCAAACCTATACATCAAGCACTTGGAGAGGTTCAGTTCAGCGAGAAGTAGACGGAAGTGTTGCTGCAGATTTTCGCTCACACAACAAGATGACTACAAAAGAAGCTAATGCATCAAAGGTTGAATCTTCCAATACTCCTGCCACTCGCATTAGTAATATTCAGTGCCATACATGCAAGGGTAGAGGTCACTTCAAAAAGGATTGTCCTAATCTGTAGAAGGTTTTACTCACAAATGATGGATATGTCACTGATGACTCAAGTGACAAATCTGAATCTGAGAAGAAAGATGCAAATTATTGTACTTTTGAGACCGGAGCACCTATGAGTTCAGATGGAGGAGATGTTGTTAATCTCATGGTTCGCAAAGTGGCTCATGATGATGCTCCTATTATTGAGAAGGGCCAGCGGCAAAATGTGTTCCAATCCATTTGCAAGATCAAGGACAAAAACTGCAAGGTGGTCATCGATGGAGGCAGCTACAACAACATCATTAGTAGTGATCTTGTGCATGCTCTTGGGATATCAACATGGAGGCAGCCCCAGCCATATTATGTGAAGTGGCTGAATGGTGTAGGTAAGATGAAGATTACGCATCGTGCTAGGGTGCAATTTTCAGTGGGAAGTTATGTGGACAAAGTGGTATGTGATGTGGTGCCAACGCAAGCTTGTCATCTTCTTTTGGGAAGACCGTGGCAGTTTGATCATGATGCTACTCACCATGGGAGGTCTAACAAGTATTCTTTCATGCATCAAGGAGTGAACCATGTCTTGGAACCTATGGTGGATCAAGTACTCAAGGTTGAGCAATTCccacaagtgaagaagcccaaaaagAATACctcaaaaccgaggacggttttgtttgaaggaagggaggatgatgtggaccAGATCATGACCAAGGCATCCAAGAGTGAGGTTAATGCTAGCACAAATGTTGAACCATTAGAGCATCCAAAGGAAGACAAGGGCAAAACCATTATCTTAGTTGGGAAGCTTCCGATGCCTATTTTGGGAGAAATGACACATCAGATTTCCAGCTGCAACTTCCCACCTAAACCTAATTAATTCTGGAAGCCTCTAGCACTTTATAGAGGCTGGAAAAGATGGTCTTTGAAGTCAGCTTTCATTCAAAAAAAAACGGTGCATCATTTGAGGTCTTCAGTCAAAAGTTGTGCAAGTTTCCATGGAAGCTGTCCAGGAATTTATTACAGTGCGAGGCTCAACAAGTTTGCTCCTGCTACAGCTTGGGGCTCACGAATTTACCCTTCATTTTGAGTTGTTTTCACACCTAACTAGTGGGTGCTTCTAGTATAAATACTCCCCAGCTGTTCCATGTGAAGGGGgatgagatttctgagtttatgTTTGTAGACAGCCGGTGAGGTTGTGTTGTGCTGTGAGCACTAGTATCGTTGAGTGTTAGCTCGTGTGTGTGGATTGGAGGGCCTGTCCTCAATTCATATAGGATCCTTGTGGTTCCCTCTTGTGATTCTTCATAGGTTCACAAGCTTCATGGTTTGGGTTGCATCCCTGTAAACCGAGCTAGTTGTCCGCTGCAATTTATCtgagagtgtttcctcttgttcttGCCACTTGAGAGAAACAAAGTTTGTTGAAACAAGTTTTGAGTGAGTTTGTTGCTGCTCCTTGTGAGTTCTTTGGCACCGTGAAAGATCGTTTTCGAGGCGTCCCGTATCAGGGAGCAGCACGAGCAGCATGGTTGTGCAACTGACGGCATGTGATACTCCGGCGGCGGCCATCAACAGAGGGGTCGGCGGCGGTGAACGAGTTCATCCCCTCCCATCCCCATTTGATTTCAATCAGTGAATGGGCTGGATGCAGCGGTCAAACTAGCACAAAAGGGTAGTTTCGTCCACTGTTTTATGTATAAATTATGTTAATCATTTACAGGTATTGTTTTTGTGTGAAAAAGTGGCAAAATATCAAAGTCCAATGTAAAGAGTGGCAATAGATCAATTACAATGTAAAGAGTGGCAAGTTATCAAAGTGCAAAGTAAGTGATGGTGAAAAATCAAAAACCCCACACAAAAAAAGATGCTCTAAAGCTTTGGATTACACAATCCAATGGTTCTGACCACATTCGACTGAAGGCAAAAATAACCCCAGGCTGCTGTTCACGCCACAGACGAACTGAAATTTGAGAACAGAAAAAAAGGCACCGTACAGCGTACCCATGGATCATGGAAGCTAGATGTCGTAATGGGTGATGTGGACGACATCCTCGGGCCTTGACGGCGGGTGGGTCTTGTTCCTCATCCGCAGCTGCATGTACTCGTTGTACCGGAACCCCCTGTACCGCGGCGGCTCGCCGGCGTGGGCCGCGAACTCCGGCAGCGGCTCGACCCACTTGTCGCCGtggaggttgaggaagaaggcgatggagtggcggtgtgcCCCCGGCCTCCTCACCACCCTGTGCGTGGCGCTCTTGAACTTCTTGTTGCTCAGCACCTGCAGGACGTCCCCCACGTTGACGACGATGCTACCCTCCACGGGCTCTGCGGGGACCCAGCGGCCGTCCTCCCCGAGCACCTCCAGGCCCCCGACGCCGTCCTGCAGGACGAAGGTGATGCAGTTGCCGTCCTCGTGCGCGCTGATGCCGTTGTTCTCGTCGGAGGATGTCGCCGGGAAGTAGCGAAGCGCGGTGAGGAAGTCGAAGCCGCGGTCGGCGTTGTACTCTTCGAGGAAGCCCGGCGGCAGGCCCATGCACTCGCTCAGGATGTCCTGGATGAGCAGCCCCAAGTCAGTGAGCTTGGCGTAGCACTCCTCCAGCGCATCCCTGAAgatgatttttcttcttctttaagtTTATATGATAAGACAGGGGAAAGTTGATGCAAAGGGGAAAAATTGGAGTTCTGTCTGTCTCTGTGACGCACTCACAATTCAGCATTGAAGCAGAGGTTGCTAAGAACTAGTACAATCAGAATTCAGAATTGAAGCAGAGCAAGAAAGAAGTAACCTGAATCCGGCAGGCTCGGCGGGGTAGTGGTTGAGCCCGAGCTTGGGGTTGAAGAGGAGCAGGTACTCGTTCTTGTCGGCGGAGTGGGCGGGCTGCCGCGCGT
This region of Triticum aestivum cultivar Chinese Spring chromosome 2D, IWGSC CS RefSeq v2.1, whole genome shotgun sequence genomic DNA includes:
- the LOC123050402 gene encoding 2-oxoglutarate-dependent dioxygenase 19 translates to MAASNGGALPVVDLAPFFAVGDADDAGARARATEAVREACQATGFFRAVNHGVPHELMARALDLSAAFFALPDEEKAKVRPAEGASASPLPVGYARQPAHSADKNEYLLLFNPKLGLNHYPAEPAGFRDALEECYAKLTDLGLLIQDILSECMGLPPGFLEEYNADRGFDFLTALRYFPATSSDENNGISAHEDGNCITFVLQDGVGGLEVLGEDGRWVPAEPVEGSIVVNVGDVLQVLSNKKFKSATHRVVRRPGAHRHSIAFFLNLHGDKWVEPLPEFAAHAGEPPRYRGFRYNEYMQLRMRNKTHPPSRPEDVVHITHYDI